The following proteins are encoded in a genomic region of Brachypodium distachyon strain Bd21 chromosome 1, Brachypodium_distachyon_v3.0, whole genome shotgun sequence:
- the LOC100839584 gene encoding translocon-associated protein subunit alpha, translating to MAVRVWLSAILLAFLLAASPFAQVGRAQSEEDDAMAEVVEGADLGIVGDDTPVSSDGPLSPASGVETVCVFPKNAGKIVPAGEETELLVGLQNEGESTLNVVAVHSTLHLPYDHRMYGQNLTVQNFFNASVPVSVQATFPYTFAVSKFLQPGAYDLVGYIVYEIDQHPYQNVFYNGTIEVVEVGGLLSVESVFLITLGIALLGLLGLWAYGQVQQLSKKTKKAPKVELGTGTTDANMDEWLEGTAFAKGKSKKNK from the exons ATGGCGGTTAGGGTTTGGCTCTCCGCCAtcctcctcgccttcctcctcgccgcttCCCCTTTCGCACAAG TCGGGAGAGCCCAGTCGGAGGAAGATGATGCTATGGCTGAAGTTGTCGAAGGTGCTGATCTTGGAATTGTGGGTGATGACACTCCAGTTTCCAGTGATGGACCTTTAAGCCCGGCTTCTGGTGTGGAAACAGTATGTGTCTTCCCCAAAAATGCTGGCAAAA TTGTACCAGCAGGTGAAGAAACTGAGCTATTGGTTGGCCTGCAAAATGAGG GTGAATCAACTCTGAATGTTGTTGCTGTCCATTCAACTCTGCATCTTCCTTATGATCATCGTATGTACGGCCAAAACCTTACAGTTCAG aACTTCTTCAATGCATCAGTCCCTGTCTCTGTGCAAGCAACCTTTCCCTATACATTTGCCGTGAGCAAGTTCTTGCAG CCTGGGGCATATGATCTTGTTGGTTACATAGTATATGAGATCGACCAGCACCCCTATCAGAACGTCTTCTACAACGGCACCATTGAGGTTGTTGAGGTTGGAGGCCTACTGAGTGTTGAGTCTGTCTTCCTTATTACCCTTGGAATTGCACTTCTTGGTCTCCTAGGATTGTGGGCTTATGGACAAGTGCAACAGCTCTCGAAG aaaacaaagaaggccCCCAAGGTGGAACTGGGAACTGGAACAACTGATGCCAACATGGATGAGTGGCTGGAG GGTACTGCTTTTGCAAAGGGCAAatccaagaaaaacaaatag